AGGTTTTGGTTCACATTCTGTGCAGATTTTGATTTAGTATGTGTGCAGAtttaggttttggttcagtttgtgTGCagattttggttcagtttctgTGCAGATTATGGTTCAGAAACTTCTGtgcaggttttggttcagtttctgTGCAGATTTTGGTTCACTTTCTGAgaaggttttggttcagtttctgTGGTTCATTTTGTGGTTCAAAACTGCAGGTTTATGGCTTTTGTTTATGTCTTACAACTGTTGGGGTTTGGTCATATTTTATGGCTGCATTACTGATTTAACACTGGACATTTTCATTCAAATATTTGGGTGGCTATGATGAAAGATTTCTGAGCcagaaactgaaccaaaatctGCATACAGATACTCAACCAAAATGCAGCCAcgaactgaaccaaaacctacAGTTTTAATGACCAAACAGAGGCCAAAATGTGtataggtgtgtgtgtgtggctgtGATGACAAGTTAAGAAGACACATTGGGGACTTAGGCGGGGCAACATGAGAGGGTCATTTGCCAACTTATGTTGCAGCCTAGTTCCCTCAACAAGTTCTGTACGACTCTGAGCCCAATGCCTTAATTATGTGTATGTGTTAAAAAGTGCACCAATTTGGTTTGTGTGCAGATTTTGATTTAGTTTGTGTGCagattttggtttgggttcAGTTTGTGTGCagattttggtttgggttcAGTTTGTGTGCagattttggttcagtttctATGCAGATTATGGTTCAAAAACTTCTGTGtaagttttggttcagtttctgTGCAGCTTTTGGTTCACTTTCTGTGCAGCTTTTGGTTCAGTTTCTGTGCAGGTTTTGGAAGTGTGTCAGCACTGGTGCAATTTTTGGCTGCCATTTGGTTGAGTAAAACCTGCAGTTTTTTGCCTGCATTTCTGGGTTTGGTCAAGAGGTTTTGGTTTACACTTTCTGGCTCTGTTTATGGGTAAAACCTGCATGTTTGTGGGCTCTGTAGATGTGTCAAAACTGTTGGGATTTGCTTATGTTTTGCTACCTGCATTTCTGAGTTATAACTGGAGGTTTTTTGTTTAGATCTTTGGGTGGCTATGATGAAAGTTTTCTGACCCACCATCTGAACCAAAACCTGCATGTATATACTGAACCAAAATGGAGCCACAATCTGAACCAAAACCTGCAGTTTTAACCCACAAACAGAGGCCAAAAacctgtatgtgtgtgtgtgtgtgtggctgtGATGAAAATTTAACAAGACACGTACGGGACTTAGGCGGGGCAACATGAGAGGGTCATTTGGCAACTCATGTTGCAGCCTAGTACCTTGAAAAATTTGTCTACTACTCTGAGCCAAATGCCTTAATTATGGTTTTGAAATCTTTATTAGCGATTGAGAGGCATGTGATGGCTTATTCATGTGATATTGGTAGGTAATCCTCCCGATCTTTTACGAATAAACCCTCATATGTCTCTCGATTTCTAACAGATAGTTAGAATATTTTATGAATAAGCCTGAGATTTTGGTTATGATTTTCTGAGTgagtgcgtgtgtgtgtgtggtggtacAGGTTTTGGCTACCATTTGGTTGTCTTTGTGGATAAATTTGCAGGTGTTTGGTTCTGTTTTTAGATGCAGAGGTTGGTTCAGTAGGATGGCCTCTGTTTGTGGTATAAAATTGCAGGTTTTTGGCCTATGTTTATGTAATGGACTTATGCAGCATTTTGGTTCTGTTGGTACATGCAGgttgtggttttgttttctggATTAACTTGTGCCCTTTGTTAGCATGTTGAAACTACAGATGTTGGCCTCTGTTTGAACATGTTCAAACTATAGCTGGTGCTACTATTTGTGTACATGCGTatgtgtggctatgatgaaaatttaaGAAGACACGTTAGGGACTTAGGTGGGGCAACATGAGAGGGTTATTTAGCAACTCATGTTGCAGCCTAGTGCCTTATAAAAGTTGTCTACAAATCTGAGCCAGGTGTTGCGACTTGTTGCATTGCTAGTTGACTACAAAACTGATCCTATTTATGGCTGCATTGTTACTTGTGTTTAGTGTGTCCTAACTGTGTCAATTGGCGATGATGAAATTTGAGCCAAATGcgttaattttggttttgaACTGTTTAATAGCGATTGAGAGGCATGTGATGGCTTATTCATGAGATATTGGTAGGTAATCCTTTCAATCTTTTACGAATAAGCCTTCATATGTCTCTCGATTTCTAACAGATAGTTAGAATATTTTATGAATAAGCCCTCATATGttggtggctatgatgaaacATTTCTGAGCCAAATGGATACATGAGATAAAACTGTATCAATGTTTCTGGCCTATATTTATGTGTTAAAACTAAAgtattttggttcagttttgtgcCTACATTGTGGTTCAATTTTGTGGGATAAGCATAAGGTTTTGGTTCTAATTTtctgagtgagtgtgtgtgagtgtggtgGTACAGGTTTTGGCTACCATTTGGTTGTGTTTGTGGATGAATTTGCAAGTGTTTGGTTCTGTTTTTAGATGCAGAGGTTGGTTCAGTAGGATGCCCTCTGTTTGTGGTATAAAACTGCAAGTTTTGGGCCTATGTTTACATAATGTACTTATGCAGCAAATTGGTTCTGTTTTGTTAGGTTGCCCTCTGTTTCATTTGATTTAAAACTGCAAGTATTGAGCTCTGTTTTGTACTTATGAAATTTAAGCCAAATGcggttttttttccccaactaTTTATTAGTGATTAAGAGGCATTTTGGTTCATGCGTTTGTGGTGACTTATAATGTTATTTTCGAATAGAATATTCAATGACAGGTGAAGAAAAGACTATTATTGGGTGGTTTTCGTTGGCCGTAAGCCGAGCATCTATACAACTTGGGGAGAAGCTCAACTCCAAGTTAATGGATACTCAGGAAGCATGGCGAAAAGATACAAGACATTCGATGGAGCCGAAGAAGCATTGCTCAAGTTTCACGAGAAGAGATACGAGCTCACAAAGTTGGAAGCCAAAAGTTTCGCATCTGCAAGTGCGGTGGGACTTCAACATGAAATCAATGGATGCTGGTCGtttgttctatgtttttttttaggtttcgtAGGTTGTATTTTGTTGGCACTTGTTCTCCATTCCGAATGAAGTTGGACGTTCCAATATTATGTAAAATTCACATGTTATGAACGGAGAcaatttgtaatttattttaaatgaagTCGTTTTAACATTATATTCGAACATCATGAACAGAGATAACAAATGACATAACATCCATGAATAATGCTATTTATTTTTCCGCCATCTTGACCTACTCCTCGGGCTCTTCGGGAGGAGGAATGAAGGAAACACGCCAATCTTCAAACAGTGGAAATTGAACATCTCTTGCCTCCCTAGCTTGTTTGTTAACCTaagtcaaaatgaaaaaattaagaacaaaaaatatcttgacatttcacaaaaatttataacaCTTTATTAAGTCTTACTTGGACGAATGCATCCCAAACGTCGTCTTCAGCCACCACCATGTTTTGACTTACATCCCATTCAAACCCGGGACGATCAAGTAGGTTGACAATGATGAAGCAAGTACGGCGCCACTTCTTTATCTTCGCTTCAATATGTCATTCCTCAATGCTAGCATCGGGAAAATCATTGTTCATGAAACGTTTCAAGTAGCTCGTGTAACTTGGACGAAAGTGTCCACTGCTGGTGGTCCACAATCGGGACACCGCCTTTGATTTCAGTTCCGAAATCAACAGCATCTCCTCAGCTTGGACCCAATTGTGACGAGGAGACGGACGACTAGCcacacaacaaaaaagaaatatgaaacAAGTTTTTGTAATTGAAATTATTAAATGAGTTTGAACCAAGTTTGCTTGCTATTTATaaccaaaaattcaacaacTATTCAACTACATATCAACCATTCAAAAATATATCCACCATTCACCATTCAACCAACTTTCACTTTCCATTCAATCTAAAATCATACATTCCATTCAAATCTATCCTAATTTGTCTTTtcattaaaacaaacaaaaacaatttccaaaaaaaaaaatcatacataaatacgaacaatttatattaaaaacgttttttaatataaattttatagaatatacattttttaataaattcattttctaataCTTTCAATTGTGCAAAATTGCTTAAATATATTGATATTTAAATTTATATACTGGTTTTAATACATAATCAAATATAACTGTGCacatgggcaaaatagtaatttgacattttttccCATCATCCACCTCTTCTTATCCCCCCATTCTATAAACCATCCAAACCAAGTTAAATTTTATCCCCCTTTTTAATACCCCATCCAAACCAtgtattattttatcccccctTCATAGACATCAAATCAATGTGGGCCaacccatcaaaattaataccccatattattttatccccccttcatattttttacccTCAATTTTTTCCCCGcatccaaacaagcccttagtGTACTATTTATTTTCTCATACCTAGTTGGCCATACCCATTGAGCTTTACACTTTGGCACGTGCTTAGCATGGGGAGTTTCGCCGTctcattattttatttcctctTTTGGATGTTCAGGAGtcaatttgaaaagaaaataaattctttacaccgccggtgtaaatatttgtttcctccaaatcaattgtattgcgccacgtcgccatattttattaattaggaccactgttttgacacgtgttgcaatgcaattgatttgaaggaaacaaatgtttataccggcagtgtaaagaatttattctcatttgaaaatgaactCTGTCTAAATGCATTATCAATTACCAAATGAACTGGATAATGCTTGCTGGCGTGATGGTCCAGGCCCAAGTTTTCCCTTTAGACAACTAGCCTGATACAATTATACAATCGGGCCTGGGACCCCGGCCCATCCAATTTCTCCTCCAACTAAAATCCAAGTGGCACCGACAAGTTTTTGCAAAAAGTCCTTCCATGGACACCGACAAATTGGGCACGATTGTCGGATTGTGAACACACCGACACGGGAGGCTCACTCCAGATCTTGCACGGATAATTAAAACcgtaattttaaaataattttttgattggcCCGATGCAAAATCACCTCAACCGAATAAATGTAGGTATTTGAtctaatcttcaaaaaaattcattaagattacagtATCAAACACTGCAATTCGAATGAAAAATCGGAATGTCGGCATGTTCACAATCGGTCATACTAGCTTTTTCGTTCGCAAAAGTCATCTCTGCTCAGTTCTGATGATGATCTTAGCTTTTAGGATGTTTTGCTAGTGACATCATTTacatctttttatcattttcattaggaattaattttgagtcttgacactcttctttttgttaatagtactctcactctctcaaaaaacaaatcatctaataaagacacaaagggaagtgacattaacaaaaaggagagtggcaaaatcactccccttttcATTCGGTAATCACCCTAACGATCCGGTTAATTGTCACTACGACAGATTTTAAGTACCAATACGATTAACATGACAGAATCAACCCTCCTCACAAAATCACATCCCATTCAATCGGAGGGCACAATTGGAAAATTTGAGCCAAAAATATGCAAGCCATGATATATGATCTCatgtatatatttacataaaAGTTTGGAGAAAAATGTTGGGAAAATTATATGATTAGGATTTTTCTGCTAGATAAATTAAATGCCTAAATAAGAATAATACTGTAAACAACCAAGAAAGTGAAATAAATATTATTagagaaaagataagaataGCTTGTGAGGTGGTCGGGGCACGTGATGGTGCCCTCCTAAGGAAGGATGTACCCCCTTCTGCACGGGGTTGGATGGTGGTGTTCTTTCCCCAAGATATGACGACCTTCAAGTTCTCTTCGGTGCAGCGAATCGAACTGATCACGAACCGTGTAATTTCACGACATTCAAAATCCGTATAAAATACTGTACCAAATATCTGTGATAAATGATGGATGAATATATAATCGAACAGGAAGTAGTAGTATGGAAAAATAGGAAGAGCACTGTGTAACGTGGTAGAGCAATAGAGAGAGATTTCTAGCAGTACACGCACATCAGTTGTGTCGGTTGTGCAATTAATACTGGCCGTCTAAATGTGtatggacggtccggattaaaaataatctatatTAACGATTTATAACCGGTCATAAATGATATGAATCCTGACCATTAATTATAACAATAGACGGTCAAAGATTAGTTGTGTAAAGAATTTTGCACAACGGTTGTGCGTGTAGCTCTAACTGTATACATGCATATAATACCTCTACAAACCTACATAATAAATATTAACATTAAAGtagtaaaatattaaattaaaccaacaaaaaataccaaaaatcgATTCCCGTCAGGTACAACGGTATGAGTACGGTCCGAGTAAAAGAATGCCcgtcaaaatttcaaattgacTTTGATTTTGGTTGCAAATTCCGGATTCGATTCGAATTCAGCAAGAACACGGACAGAACCGACCCGTCATCCCTAATTCAGAAGTTTGTCATCCAAGCCATGTAAACAAACAAGAAAGTCCTTTAGAGCCTGTAGAATTATTGTGCACAAGTTTCAATACTTTATGAGGAAGCAATTGTTTTCCCATTATTGGAAGCAAACACAGCTTCGTTATTTTGGAATCATTTGTAATGTCTTCTTCCAACCACTTTCCTGGAAAATTATATCCGATCGAGCTCCCAAACAAATTCACACCTGGCTGAGTACCCCAGTACTGGATCCCTGCTCaaggagagattattccatgccccggggcatagccacgtggtgcccggGACTTTTTGCACCACACATTTCAGTGTGGGCCACTGAAATGTGTGGTGTAAAAAGCCCCGGAGGCACCACGTGTAGTATAATTTTTCCTGCTCAAGGAATGTAACATACCTGTAATAACTGATGGTTCTACTTTTTGGAAGCCAACGACACTACTTATATTATTATTaaatcaaaaggagtacaaggGTGATAGATAGTTCTTTACAAAATGAGGAACTTTGCAGCGTATTGTAATGAACAaggttttggtttggtgccaAGTTGGACTCAATTTTGAGAATTTgtgatgtaattaattttttatggaaaaagATTGCATTTGATAATTTTGATAATTATAGTAACCCACAGTTTCGAAATTTGATATATTTTCCAAATTAATtcactgccatccaaagttagGGTTACAAATGAACCGAGCTATTTGTGAATTGTTTGAGACTTACCTTGATAAGAGCTCGCTCGAATTCTATTTGTCTATTAAACCATTTGAAACCGACCAGTCCCAATTTTAGGCTTGTTTTACTGAATGAACCGGGATCGAACGTGACATATTCGACTTGATTAGTCTCCCAAACTTGAGTCTGAGACATAAATAGTATTCCTTCTGGAAAACATCCATAGATATCATATGTAAATTGTTAAGTACTGATGATGTTCTTTTTTGCCCTGATTATATATTTCAAGACACAAGTACTCCAAGGTGGAAGATTGTATTGCAGTTACTTATAACGCCCGCTTCTTACATGTGGTGGGGCTCTATGTAGGAGTAGGACCCACTACATACGAGAGGACTTTACAAATAAccgttttttttaaataaaataaaataaaaacccaacTAAAGCTTGTTCCAAAGTCAAATCGTGTTCCAAATCGGACGTCCTTCTCAATATCGATATGTCTCCATGTCTGAACCTCAtatttgtaataaattttttatttacaccCAAGGATTTGCCCAAGTAATTGTGAGAAAGTAATAACTATTTGTCTATGAGGTCGCATGTTCCATTTCCACGGAGtctaaacatttcaaatcttcGAGCCACTGGGATTATATTCGGTCGTTACCTTCAAGGCcctaaaattagtcgagatacgtgcaagctggcccgaacattcgttataaaaaaaatgataataaaataaaataaaatatttatttgcaGCCTAAATTCGAACTTCAAGCATAAATGTATGATATTGACCATGAGGAGTACTCAAGACCAATTTTCATGATTCACAAATAATAAACCATCAAAAGGCTCATATCGCTGGTCAAAAGTGGTGTTAAACTCCATTCTTTTCTGCGCCTTGATTTCATCATATCATCCCCCCTTCTTTGCTTTATTCCTTTACTgtgtcttttctcttttttttaactatcaTCATTCCTTTATTGTGTTAGCTCTCAATAAAGAAGTATATAGTTTGCTTTAGTATTTCATATCCAAAAGCATCTCAAGTCCAAGCAATCCAACACATCATCCACATATGAAGTACTAGCGATCAAtgtgatttctctctctctccccccccactctctctctaggatttcaaaaacttgaagACAATAAAGAATTGTACTCCAGTAATCTTGGGAAAGTATGACATGCAATTGAATAGTAGTATAATATACACAGCGTTAATCTGGTTGGCTGGTAGGTGTGCTTCCCACACAATTGACtagagtttgatttttgaagtCAGAcagtaaaaaagtaattttttgtgatttttccgGTTACGGCGTGGATGACCTGTTTTTGACCCTTTTAAATagaggatgaacaaaactcaacaacTCGGTAGAAAAATTTGAACTCACGACCTCTTAATAAATTGCAAGAACCTTGACCAACTCAGCTGGCCCTAGCATAGCATATGCATGGGCAGTTGGGCACATAGAAATTGTGACAAAGACCGGTCCATGCGACAACGAACAGATCCCATGGggataacaaaaacaaaaaagagaagctTGCACCCAAAGCAAACCGCCCTTCTTttcaccactctctctcctctttacCAATTTTTATCTCCAACGCGAAGAAGCAaagcattctctctctctctctctctctctctctccacaccgCCACTACCACCCTTCTTCCCTTGCTTTCCCCTGTAAGTATCATTGCTTTCCTTTGCTTACAATTAAGAACTTGCCGCGCCTCTATATATCTTCGATTGCAATATAATATACAGGACCATATAGCTTTCTGTGCAAATACCCACCGAAAGCTTGGAATCTCCTCTAGTTTCACTCATTAATATTGAAGGCTCAAATCCCTTtcgtgggttttttttttcctttcttagaGTCTCTTTCAGTGGTCAATATTAAATGTGTTTGTTTAGTTTCTGGTTTATATAGGAGAAACCCATTTTGTGATTGAAACTTCCTCTTCCTAAACGGGTTCGGATTGCACTTTGGTGTGGTGGCTAGACTCTgtattttgcttcttcttcttcttcttcttcttcttcttcttcttcttctgaggTTTTTAGAGGGATTTGATTCTTGGTTTTAGCATTTGAGATCAAATCTGTTcttcccattttatttttcatcctGTTTTTGAGTCTCTCATTTCCAACTTTTGGATTCCCTAAACCTTCAGATACTATTGCAGAAGTGATTTCATTAgattcttttgggttttttttggttcagGAACATTAGAAACCGTGAAGGCACattccaatttttccaattcaTTTATTTGACTTCCACCTAAACTCCCAGGCAAGAAGTGCTGCAAATTTTGTTTGTCTCAGATTTTGATTAGTTCACATACTTGTACAAAAGGTATAGAGTAATTCTCCTCAGTTTTGCCCATTTGGAAACACATACCCATTGAATCAAACCATAGATTCAGAGGAATAGCAGGCGAAAATAGGAAGTGACAGCATGAGTTTCTCAACAGGATCACCAAGGAATTCTTGGCAGCCAATCATGACTGTTGATACAGCCACCCCAAGTTACTGGCTCAACTGGAGATTCTTGGTTTGTGCTGTTTGTGTGGTAGTGTCAATGATATCTGCATTGATTGTTATTTTAAAGTACGAAGGACCTCGAAATTCGGAACAAGGAAGCAGAGAAGACGGGGGAGAGCCGGTGGGGCTACTGTATGAGGATGAAGTTTGGAAGCCATGTCTAAAAGGGATACATCCTGCTTGGCTACTGGCATTCCGAGTCGTTGCTTTCTTTGTGCTTTTGTTTCTTGTGATCCTAAATGTTGCTGTTGATGGTGGTGACATATTTTATTACTATACCCAGTAAGCAGTTCTTGCCTTTTAGTTTATCTCAATATTTCACTACAAATTCCGCTATATTCGAATACATGAGGTTAGGAGATTGAATACACGATATGTACTGTAATCGGGCTTCCCTCTAGTAAAATCGCGCTACTCAAAGGTTCTTCTTCTAATTGGCATTTTCTTTTAGCATATCAGAAATTGAAACCATCAATAGCATATCAGAAGATGAAACCATCAATAGCATATCAGAAGATGAAACCAAATTGATGGTATTTCACATGCAGAGATAGCAGCTTTTTCTAAGTAAAGAATACCTAATACAACTTTGatgcacaaaaaatttgggcatttgGCTATCCTGCAAGTTTGCTTCTGCCAATAAAAACTTGAAGGAtactatttctttaattttttcgattttctatctttctttagtttttctctttttatgtcATTTTCTTGATCATATCATTGTTTCATGGGTTTTTAATTGGTGCAATTGGATGTTGGACAGGTGGACTTTCACATTGATAACCCTTTATTTTGGGGTATGTATACCTCCTTGATCCTTCTGTGTGACTTTTCTTTTCCCCCAAAAACATCGCAAGAGACATACCGTTTCAACATCGCAAGAGACATACCCTTTTTTATTCTATTTATTATATAACATTGCTCATTTACTTGCATAACTTCCCTTGTAGCTTGGATCATTGCTTTCTATGTATGGGTGTTTCCAAAATCACAACAAAGTGGGTGGTGAAGAAACTTATAAGGAGACTTTCGATGCTGAGCAAGGCACCTAtgtgaaaaatccaaatgcatCAAAGGGGGGAAAACACTCGCGATCCGATCAACCACGTCAAGTTCGCCAAACTGCAGGATTGTGGGGTTATATCTTCCAAATAGTTTTCCAGGTGAATCCCTTAAACCAGTAGTTGCACTTGAAGAATCATAAATATTTCTCAAGCGATTCTTTGACCTTCTCGCTGctcaaaaattgattttagcttgTGGTATCCATCGAACTAGAAattgttgggaaaaattcaattcactTAGACAACCCCAAGTACCATCACTTCagtgtaaaatgaaaaaaaaggttGATTAATTGCAGAATAATGTTGGATAATTGCGAATTGGTATTGACATTTACTCTTCCTGTAAATAGATGAATGCAGGtgcagtgatgctcacagactGTGTCTTCTGGTTGTTAATAGTACCATTTCTGGAAACCAAAGATTACGATCTGAATTTCGTAAGTAATCTAATTCATCCCCATCAAACTTTTCAGTTATACGCGTATGAGATTGTATCCAGATGGTATCGCAAATTTTATGAAAACTTCAGAATCATGtggagaaatgaaaaaaaaaaattaccgaaaGACGCCCTGAATGATCTCTCAAGAGTGCGAGTTTTCTTTCTTTAGAATTCCATCTGGACTGCATTCGTATTGCTTAGATAACTTCTGTCAATCTTCTAAACAGTGTGCTTTTATCTTTGACATGGCAGTTGATTATAAATATGCATACAATCAATGCTGTTTTCCTGCTTGTTGACACTGCTTTGAATTGCTTGGTAAGTGGCAGTTCCTCTCTACTATTTATTTCAGTTGATTTTACTTCCATTTCATTTCACAATTTCACCTTGATCTTATCTTTCCTTCCAGCGGTTCCCTTGGTTTCGAATCGCATACTTTTTCCTGTGGACAGCCATTTATGTTGTTTTCCAATGGATCGTACACGCCTGTTTCTCGCTTTGGTAAATTAGTCTCCTTTTTGCCTCTCCATCATTACAAGATTATTGCTTTTGATTTTCTGTAACTCTAGTTATTTGCAACAGGTGGCCATACCCATTTCTTGATTTGTCATCTCCATTTGCTCCGCTATGGTATGTGATCTTAAGAATCCACCTATTTGATTTATTGATGAAAGAATACTTCTTAGATCTTATCTGGTTAACTCttattttctttcaaataagaACAGCATGTTTAAAGTTTTCAAGCTAAGTAATCTCTCCGCCAGTTATTCACTCTATAGCAGCTAAATTTCCTTTGTTCAAGATATTTGACATTCTGCTACAGAGCCTTGGAAAACTCAAATGCTTGACTTGATCCTTTTAAGTTTTGCACCACTGACTTTGCAAATTATTATGCCCGGCAATATAAGTAGTTATGCAACAAAACACCATGAACTGGTTATCTTCCTTCATTTCCCTCTGGAATTCTATTCCAAAATCTTTAAAAGGTTCTCTAATTCATTTGATGTCAGACAGCATCAATGACAACATTTCAGGGTGGACCATTTCTCATTAAAGTAGTTCTTCATTTGCTAAAGAGCTAACAATTTTCCTCTTTCTATAATGGTGATCTGCAGGTATTCATCGGTGGGTTTGATGCATATACCCTGCTTTGGTATATTTGTGTTGGTGATGAAGATGAAACACAGTCTCTTCTTAAAATGGTTCCCTCACTCCTACCAATGCGtgaaatagatagatagatagcgAGTGCGAACGCTGGTCCAAAATCACGCGAACTTTGTAAATTTCTCCATGGCTAAGAAAGGTAGGTAGCATGAACAGGAGGAACAAAGATCTCTAGATATAAGCAAGATGACAGAAGATGACAGAAATGTAGGGCTTCCACATTTCCAGAGGGGGAAAAAACACATATGTAAGCATTTTTCCGGTATaagcattttttatttgtgtATTATTACCATTCTTCCTGGGAAAGGCGTACTACTTGTAACTGCAACTATATATACACCTAAATACCAAACTAACGCAATCCAACGGTTGAAATTGGAAATatcaaattcattttcttctacATGCTAACTATAAGCTACCTGACACAACCTTCCTCTGTTATCCAAGCTTGGAACCGGCTATGTGAAAAAATAAGAGTCTAAGCATATAATGCAGGCAGAATTGTATATACTACTTAATGAAGGCAACGAAGTTACCATCAGTTAGTAGCTTCATATGCTATGCAATTCAGAGCTTCAATTGAGGTTAACAGGTAAAGCTCGTGAGCATCGCTGATACCGCAATGGTCCTTTCAATAAGCACAAATTGGAAGCagaaacaaggaaagaatagcAAACATCACATTCCATTTATCTGAACGTGTGTTACAAAGAATACAAACTAGTAACAGGAGGTAAAAACCTTTTAGAAAATTGAAAGatgattatttttttgctaTGACCATCACCGGCTCTGattattgttttttctttcgttCTT
This DNA window, taken from Rhododendron vialii isolate Sample 1 chromosome 8a, ASM3025357v1, encodes the following:
- the LOC131335854 gene encoding uncharacterized protein LOC131335854 isoform X1 — translated: MSFSTGSPRNSWQPIMTVDTATPSYWLNWRFLVCAVCVVVSMISALIVILKYEGPRNSEQGSREDGGEPVGLLYEDEVWKPCLKGIHPAWLLAFRVVAFFVLLFLVILNVAVDGGDIFYYYTQWTFTLITLYFGLGSLLSMYGCFQNHNKVGGEETYKETFDAEQGTYVKNPNASKGGKHSRSDQPRQVRQTAGLWGYIFQIVFQMNAGAVMLTDCVFWLLIVPFLETKDYDLNFLIINMHTINAVFLLVDTALNCLRFPWFRIAYFFLWTAIYVVFQWIVHACFSLWWPYPFLDLSSPFAPLWYSSVGLMHIPCFGIFVLVMKMKHSLFLKWFPHSYQCVK
- the LOC131335854 gene encoding uncharacterized protein LOC131335854 isoform X2, which encodes MTVDTATPSYWLNWRFLVCAVCVVVSMISALIVILKYEGPRNSEQGSREDGGEPVGLLYEDEVWKPCLKGIHPAWLLAFRVVAFFVLLFLVILNVAVDGGDIFYYYTQWTFTLITLYFGLGSLLSMYGCFQNHNKVGGEETYKETFDAEQGTYVKNPNASKGGKHSRSDQPRQVRQTAGLWGYIFQIVFQMNAGAVMLTDCVFWLLIVPFLETKDYDLNFLIINMHTINAVFLLVDTALNCLRFPWFRIAYFFLWTAIYVVFQWIVHACFSLWWPYPFLDLSSPFAPLWYSSVGLMHIPCFGIFVLVMKMKHSLFLKWFPHSYQCVK